The Candidatus Eisenbacteria bacterium DNA window GAGGTGATGCGCCGGCCCCCAGTGCTGCTCGTCACCCGAGAAGAACGCTTCGTTCGGAAGTCCGCCGAAGAAGTCCTCGATCTCGCGGGAGTTCGCCTCGAGGGCGGCGAGGATTTCCGGCAGCGCGTGCGGATCGGGCACCGAGCCGACCCTGGCACGCCCGCCGCCGTGCGCTTCTCCGCCGCTCACCGCGTCGCCCCCGACGTGTCTGCCGGCGCTCCGGCGCGACCGTCGGTCGCGGACGCGAACTGCGCGCGCAGGCGCGCAAGGTCGGAGTCCAGCTTCGCCTGCGCTCCGGGAGTCAGCAGCGGCTCGAGCAGCGCCACCATCGGGTTGGGGTGGTGGTAAAGCCCCGCGACCGTGAGCCGGGTACCCGATCCGCTGCGCTCGAGCACGAACCGGTTCTCGCCCCACATCAGACCCGGAACGGAGAGCTTTCGCCGCAGGCTGTCGGGAGGCGCGAACGCCGTCACCTCGACGCTCATCGTCAGCGCTCCGGACCTGCCGTCGTCCATGATCCACGTCTGCTTCGCGCCCACGGCCGCGCTCGTGTCGCCCTTCACCCCGGTGAGGTAGCCCACCCAGCGGCGCAGCTTCGCGGGTTCGGTGAGCCAGGCGATCGCCGTCGCCGGCGGCGCGTTCAGTTCGACGACCGCGCCCACCCTGCCGGCGCCGGGCCGGCGACCCAGAAAGAAGAGCGTCGCGAAGACGAGAACGATCAGGCCGCCAAAGGCGATCACGAACCACTGGATGGCTTTCATGTGCGATTCCTACTTCCTTCCCGACCCGGACAACGCCCGCTCCCGCTCCGCCCGGGCGGCTTCGAGCGACGCCCGCGGATCGGCGGCCGCCGTCACCGCCCGGCCCAGCACCAGCAGGCTCGCGCCGTCGCGGACCGCGCCCTCGACCGTGGCGACGCGCTTCTGGTCGTGCGCGGCCCCGCCCGACATGCGGATCCCGGGCGTCACCGCGTAGAACTCCGGGCCCAGCGCCGCGCGCAGCGGGCCCAGGTCCGGGGCCGCGCAGACGATGCCGGCGGCGCCCGCCGCGAGCGCCTCGCGCGTGAGCGCGAGCGCGGTCCCACCGAGGTCGAACGGCTTGGCGAAGCCCGCCGGCATGGCCGCGGGGTCGTGGCTCGTGAGGAGGGTGACCGCGACCACG harbors:
- a CDS encoding SRPBCC family protein, which translates into the protein MKAIQWFVIAFGGLIVLVFATLFFLGRRPGAGRVGAVVELNAPPATAIAWLTEPAKLRRWVGYLTGVKGDTSAAVGAKQTWIMDDGRSGALTMSVEVTAFAPPDSLRRKLSVPGLMWGENRFVLERSGSGTRLTVAGLYHHPNPMVALLEPLLTPGAQAKLDSDLARLRAQFASATDGRAGAPADTSGATR
- the pyrF gene encoding orotidine-5'-phosphate decarboxylase; protein product: MSARPDFAIAFDVATLAEAVALDDRLGGGDEFAKLGLELFVAEGPAVVRAFKARGRRVFLDLKLHDIPNTVRGAAASAARLGADLLTVHATGGAAMVAAAVAGVREAGGATRVVAVTLLTSHDPAAMPAGFAKPFDLGGTALALTREALAAGAAGIVCAAPDLGPLRAALGPEFYAVTPGIRMSGGAAHDQKRVATVEGAVRDGASLLVLGRAVTAAADPRASLEAARAERERALSGSGRK